A stretch of Spirosoma oryzicola DNA encodes these proteins:
- a CDS encoding ABC-F family ATP-binding cassette domain-containing protein: MNYLSAENLTKSYGDRMLFQNLTFGVNRGDKVAIVGANGSGKTTLLSILAGAAPPDAGIVSHRKDISIGYLDQQPDLNDALTVMNVVLAGDSAQLDAVRAYEHALANDDHAALEQAMSDMEKLEAWDYESQIRQILGELGIQNVEQPVGSLSGGQRKRVALARVLIQNPDLLILDEPTNHLDLEAIEYLENFLNTNNGTLLMVSHDRYFLDRVCNQIAELDNGQLYTYKGNYAYFLEKKDEREQAAASELAKDRNTFRRELEWMRRQPKARGTKAQYRIDAFEDLKEKTSGRRSDGDLDLNLRTARLGTKILEVENLSKRFDEKVLLDHFTYTFKRFDRVGLIGKNGMGKTTLMNMLTGQLRPDSGKITTGGTVKFGYYTQSELDIPENQRVIDVVQDVAEVMKLANGDTVSASQLLSRFLFDRAKQYDYVAKLSGGEKRRLQLLLVLVQNPNFLILDEPTNDLDITTLNVLEDFLLSFSGCVLIVTHDRYFMDRLVEHVFVLEGAGKVRDYPGNYTDYREWRDSQPKNVPQVDKSVQPTAKNQTASEVVSPATAVSTTTAKKKLSFKEIREYETLEKEIESLEQRKTEVIGLLNTGGHHEQLTAWSREIEEIDQSIATKSDRWLELAEYI; the protein is encoded by the coding sequence ATGAATTACCTTTCAGCGGAAAATTTAACGAAGTCATACGGCGACCGGATGCTGTTCCAAAATCTGACGTTTGGCGTCAATCGGGGCGATAAGGTGGCTATCGTCGGGGCCAACGGCTCGGGCAAAACAACACTGCTTTCCATCCTAGCCGGAGCAGCGCCCCCCGACGCCGGTATTGTTAGCCACCGGAAAGATATTAGTATCGGCTACCTCGATCAACAACCCGACCTCAACGATGCCCTGACTGTGATGAATGTCGTACTGGCGGGCGATAGCGCCCAACTCGATGCGGTACGTGCCTACGAACATGCGTTGGCCAACGACGATCACGCAGCGCTCGAACAAGCTATGTCGGACATGGAAAAGCTAGAAGCCTGGGATTACGAGTCCCAGATTCGGCAAATCCTCGGGGAGTTGGGCATTCAGAATGTCGAACAGCCGGTAGGGTCGCTGTCGGGTGGGCAACGCAAGCGGGTTGCGCTGGCACGGGTACTGATCCAGAACCCTGATTTGCTTATTCTGGACGAGCCAACCAACCACCTCGACCTGGAAGCGATTGAATACCTCGAAAACTTCCTCAACACGAACAACGGTACGTTGCTGATGGTCTCCCACGACCGTTATTTCCTGGATCGGGTCTGCAATCAGATCGCGGAACTCGACAATGGCCAGCTATACACCTACAAAGGCAACTACGCGTATTTTCTGGAAAAGAAAGACGAGCGCGAACAAGCCGCAGCGTCGGAACTGGCGAAAGACCGAAACACCTTCCGGCGCGAACTGGAGTGGATGCGTCGGCAGCCCAAAGCGCGGGGTACCAAAGCCCAGTACCGGATCGACGCGTTTGAGGACCTGAAAGAAAAAACAAGCGGTCGTCGCAGCGACGGCGATCTGGATTTAAACCTGCGTACCGCCCGGCTTGGCACCAAGATTCTGGAAGTCGAAAATCTAAGCAAACGATTCGATGAAAAAGTCCTGCTCGATCATTTTACGTACACGTTCAAACGGTTCGACCGCGTCGGGCTGATCGGCAAAAACGGCATGGGTAAAACCACACTGATGAATATGCTGACGGGTCAGTTGCGGCCCGATTCGGGAAAGATCACAACGGGCGGCACAGTTAAGTTTGGGTATTACACACAGAGTGAACTAGACATTCCCGAAAATCAACGCGTTATCGATGTTGTACAGGATGTTGCCGAGGTGATGAAACTAGCCAATGGCGACACCGTTTCGGCTAGTCAGTTGCTAAGCCGGTTCCTGTTCGACCGCGCGAAGCAGTACGATTACGTGGCGAAGCTAAGCGGTGGCGAAAAACGGCGGTTGCAGTTGCTACTGGTGTTGGTGCAGAATCCGAACTTCTTGATTCTCGATGAGCCAACGAACGACCTGGACATCACGACGCTCAACGTACTGGAAGACTTTTTGCTTAGTTTCTCCGGTTGTGTTCTGATCGTTACCCACGACCGTTACTTTATGGATCGGCTCGTTGAGCACGTTTTTGTATTGGAGGGTGCCGGTAAAGTTCGCGACTATCCGGGTAATTACACGGATTACCGCGAATGGCGCGACTCGCAGCCCAAGAACGTACCGCAAGTCGATAAGTCAGTGCAGCCCACGGCTAAGAACCAAACCGCCAGCGAGGTAGTTTCACCGGCGACGGCGGTTAGCACTACGACGGCCAAAAAGAAATTGTCGTTCAAGGAAATTCGTGAGTACGAAACACTCGAAAAAGAAATCGAGTCGCTGGAGCAACGGAAAACCGAGGTAATTGGTCTACTGAATACGGGCGGCCACCACGAACAGTTAACGGCGTGGTCGCGAGAAATCGAAGAGATTGATCAAAGTATTGCTACAAAATCAGACCGTTGGCTGGAGCTGGCGGAATATATTTAG
- the folK gene encoding 2-amino-4-hydroxy-6-hydroxymethyldihydropteridine diphosphokinase yields the protein METFLLLGANLGDRVTTMSRAVELIAQQVGKIIRQSSLYETAPWGVTEQPSYLNQVLLVETALAPQPLLEHTQAIEYELGRVRLDKWGARLIDIDILYYEQQAIRTETLSIPHPYLHLRRFTLMPLTEIAPHYRHPVLQKTTQELLNECPDTSDVAIFNF from the coding sequence TTGGAAACATTCCTTCTTTTAGGGGCCAATCTTGGCGACCGGGTCACAACCATGAGCCGGGCTGTCGAACTGATTGCCCAACAGGTTGGGAAGATCATTCGACAGTCGAGTTTGTACGAAACGGCTCCCTGGGGCGTTACTGAGCAACCGTCGTATCTGAATCAGGTATTGCTTGTCGAGACAGCCCTGGCTCCGCAGCCGCTACTTGAACACACCCAGGCTATTGAGTACGAGTTGGGGCGTGTTCGGCTTGATAAGTGGGGGGCTCGCCTGATCGACATTGATATTCTGTACTACGAGCAGCAAGCGATAAGGACAGAAACACTTAGTATTCCACACCCTTATCTGCATCTTCGCCGGTTCACGCTGATGCCATTGACGGAGATCGCGCCCCACTACAGACATCCTGTTTTGCAGAAAACAACCCAAGAATTGCTTAATGAATGCCCGGATACCAGCGATGTTGCGATTTTTAATTTCTGA
- a CDS encoding formylglycine-generating enzyme family protein, translating into MFLKYLSVASIVALSSVVSVNAQTTTSFTSYTQVIPGSNQTYAMAAIPGGKYLMGSTPSEKGHKPDESPQHGVTIEPFYMGKYEVTWDLYDLFAFTNMEKEMAAKYTDTDAKLSKTDATTRPSPPYVDMSFGMGRAGYPAINMTQYAAIKFCAWLYAKTGVFYRLPTEAEWEYACRGNDKNATLAYSFGNDVKKLGEYAVFKGNSDGGYKKVGTKKPNSFGLYDIHGNVMEWTKDQYIEDYYKQVASGKVKESYAPTTTLYPNSVRGGSWDDDPTVLRSAARTPSAPAWKVLDPQSPKSDWWLTSASFVGFRIVRPAKTPSQEEIDAYYGIKPIKDY; encoded by the coding sequence ATGTTTCTGAAATATCTCAGTGTAGCGAGTATAGTTGCCCTAAGTTCAGTCGTGAGCGTGAATGCCCAAACGACGACTAGTTTTACTTCCTACACGCAGGTTATTCCCGGTAGTAACCAGACGTATGCAATGGCTGCTATCCCAGGCGGTAAGTACCTGATGGGTAGCACTCCCTCTGAAAAAGGACACAAACCCGATGAAAGTCCGCAGCATGGTGTAACAATCGAGCCATTCTACATGGGGAAATACGAGGTAACGTGGGATCTTTATGACCTGTTCGCCTTTACCAATATGGAAAAGGAAATGGCCGCGAAATATACCGACACCGACGCCAAGCTGTCTAAAACGGACGCTACCACCCGGCCTAGTCCGCCGTATGTCGATATGTCGTTCGGTATGGGTCGGGCAGGTTATCCAGCAATCAACATGACCCAGTACGCGGCCATCAAATTCTGCGCCTGGCTGTACGCTAAAACGGGGGTGTTTTACCGGTTGCCGACCGAAGCTGAATGGGAATACGCTTGCCGGGGCAACGACAAAAATGCGACGCTGGCTTATTCTTTCGGTAACGATGTGAAAAAACTGGGCGAATACGCGGTGTTCAAGGGAAACAGCGATGGTGGTTATAAAAAGGTCGGGACGAAGAAACCAAATTCGTTCGGTCTCTACGATATACACGGTAACGTCATGGAGTGGACCAAGGATCAGTACATCGAGGATTATTACAAACAGGTAGCCAGTGGAAAGGTCAAGGAGTCATATGCACCAACGACTACACTGTATCCGAACTCGGTACGGGGTGGCTCCTGGGATGATGATCCGACGGTCCTACGCTCAGCGGCTCGTACGCCTTCGGCTCCAGCCTGGAAAGTACTCGATCCGCAAAGTCCTAAGTCAGACTGGTGGCTTACGTCGGCTTCGTTCGTTGGCTTTCGGATCGTACGGCCCGCCAAAACCCCTAGTCAGGAAGAGATTGACGCCTACTACGGCATCAAACCAATCAAAGATTATTGA
- a CDS encoding DedA family protein — translation MHQIVDFFQYLLNSEEIIRTGGLVLITLIIFVENGIIFGFFLPGDYLLFLSGVFAGTKILNVPLWLLLSCIFGAAVLGSLTGYLTGYYFGARIKNRPDSLFFKQKYIDDTRDAFVRYGNGALIISRFLPVVRTFAPILAGLIHMPSRFFMLYNIVGGAIWVLTLVGGGFYFGERFPWIINYVHWIIIFFLAVTTFTVVKGYLNARKERRTEKV, via the coding sequence ATGCACCAGATTGTCGACTTTTTTCAGTACCTGTTAAATTCGGAAGAGATTATCCGAACGGGTGGTTTAGTCCTGATCACGCTTATTATTTTCGTCGAGAACGGAATCATCTTCGGGTTTTTCCTGCCGGGCGATTACCTGCTGTTTTTGTCAGGCGTGTTTGCAGGGACAAAGATTTTGAACGTACCGCTCTGGCTGCTATTGAGCTGCATTTTCGGAGCAGCCGTGTTAGGTTCGCTGACGGGTTATTTGACGGGTTATTACTTCGGTGCCCGCATTAAGAACCGCCCTGACTCCCTGTTTTTCAAGCAGAAATACATTGACGACACACGGGATGCGTTTGTTCGTTACGGAAACGGCGCCCTGATTATTTCCCGTTTTCTGCCGGTCGTACGGACCTTCGCTCCTATCCTGGCCGGACTGATTCACATGCCGAGCCGCTTCTTTATGCTGTATAATATTGTCGGCGGAGCGATTTGGGTCTTAACGCTCGTCGGGGGTGGGTTTTACTTCGGAGAGCGCTTTCCGTGGATCATTAACTATGTGCACTGGATTATTATTTTCTTCCTGGCAGTCACAACATTTACGGTGGTTAAAGGATATCTGAACGCCCGCAAAGAACGACGAACGGAGAAGGTGTAA